The Stygiolobus azoricus genome window below encodes:
- a CDS encoding nitroreductase family protein, producing the protein MNEIIDFLIRRRSIRRFQNKPVDMNLIKELIRVANHSPNSNNREPWKFIIIADESIKKELSTLHKGASHIAYAPIGIAVVAEPDLSPETWMIDASNATLYFVLAAYSVGLGVGWIAAYENRKAKEILGIPEGKILMTLLSVGYPDPEYKTQPKEVKKPEDVIFINKWGLKVL; encoded by the coding sequence GTGAACGAAATAATAGATTTTCTCATCAGGAGAAGAAGTATAAGAAGGTTTCAAAATAAACCAGTAGACATGAATTTAATCAAGGAGTTAATAAGAGTCGCAAACCACTCCCCAAATTCCAATAATAGGGAACCGTGGAAGTTCATAATTATTGCGGATGAATCGATTAAGAAGGAACTCTCAACACTACATAAAGGAGCTTCTCACATTGCATATGCCCCAATAGGTATTGCCGTAGTAGCAGAGCCTGATTTAAGTCCAGAGACGTGGATGATAGATGCCTCAAATGCTACATTATATTTTGTCTTAGCTGCTTACTCAGTAGGATTGGGAGTAGGATGGATAGCTGCTTATGAAAATAGGAAGGCTAAGGAGATCTTAGGGATCCCGGAGGGAAAAATATTAATGACTCTTCTCTCCGTAGGATATCCTGACCCTGAGTACAAAACCCAGCCCAAGGAGGTTAAGAAGCCCGAAGATGTGATTTTCATAAACAAATGGGGATTAAAAGTACTTTGA
- a CDS encoding MFS transporter: MKSEWIALSNTSIAIFIAFANYNMIIIALPQIFNSLRFNPTAPDALGYLIWLILGYMVVTSSLVVTFGRISDLKGRAKLYSLGFLIFAISSGLLSTVNGYGDSAVLEMIILRLFQGVGGGLLMVNSAAILTDYFPKNELGKALGLNQVSGLVGGVAGLIIGGVLSVINWRYIFLLDFVVGIIGTLWSFKSLRDVQKPIKQPLDIIGNILFALGITLLLISVTYGLLPYHNQQLGWGNPFVITGLIISFLTIGMFVFVERKVKNPMFDLSLFKIRDFSVANFTNFIASMARQGILLMMLVLLQGIWLPLHGVPYSQTPFWAGLYLIPNTLGFAALGPISGILSDRYGSKVLTSLGLFISALGFFLLSLLPYDFQLWQFFAISFLMGAGMGLFSSPNMADIMASVPVQKRGAASGMRASLQNTASAISVALYFSVVITGMAATLNSSIESALSSYGIHLNVNLPAAVAIFSALLGYDPLSSLASSLPTSVASHIDTPAFFITAIAPSFISGFRLMLNISAALLVLSGILSLVRKGVRVGEMGNRVERTQKAEKAPAD; this comes from the coding sequence ATGAAGAGTGAATGGATTGCTTTGTCCAACACCAGCATCGCAATATTCATAGCCTTTGCAAATTACAACATGATAATTATCGCCTTGCCCCAAATATTCAACAGTCTAAGGTTTAATCCAACAGCTCCTGATGCACTGGGTTACCTAATTTGGCTAATTTTAGGATACATGGTAGTTACGTCTTCTTTAGTAGTCACATTCGGCAGAATATCAGATCTCAAAGGCAGAGCAAAGTTATACTCCCTCGGATTTCTGATTTTTGCAATATCTTCAGGTCTATTATCTACGGTAAACGGCTACGGTGACAGTGCAGTTCTCGAAATGATAATTTTAAGACTTTTCCAGGGTGTAGGCGGAGGCTTATTGATGGTAAACAGTGCGGCAATTCTTACTGACTATTTCCCGAAGAACGAATTGGGCAAGGCTCTCGGTCTGAATCAAGTATCGGGACTGGTCGGCGGAGTCGCAGGGTTAATTATAGGAGGTGTTCTTTCTGTGATAAACTGGAGATACATATTCCTCTTGGACTTCGTAGTTGGGATTATAGGAACTCTTTGGAGTTTCAAGTCCTTGAGAGATGTTCAGAAACCGATCAAACAACCGTTAGACATAATCGGCAATATCCTATTCGCACTTGGAATAACTCTACTCTTGATCTCAGTTACTTACGGTCTTTTACCTTATCATAACCAACAGCTGGGTTGGGGGAATCCCTTTGTAATCACTGGCTTAATTATCTCCTTCTTGACAATAGGTATGTTTGTTTTCGTGGAAAGGAAGGTTAAGAACCCTATGTTCGACTTATCCTTGTTTAAAATCAGGGATTTCTCCGTAGCTAACTTCACTAATTTTATCGCCTCTATGGCGAGACAAGGAATACTTCTAATGATGCTCGTCTTATTACAAGGAATATGGTTACCGCTTCACGGAGTGCCTTATTCCCAGACGCCTTTCTGGGCGGGGCTTTACTTAATACCTAACACGCTCGGATTTGCAGCGTTAGGCCCGATAAGCGGTATACTCTCGGACAGATACGGGTCTAAAGTACTCACTTCGTTGGGCCTCTTCATAAGTGCACTAGGGTTCTTTCTACTCTCCTTATTGCCATATGATTTCCAGCTCTGGCAGTTCTTCGCAATATCCTTCCTAATGGGGGCAGGGATGGGATTGTTCTCTTCACCGAACATGGCTGATATAATGGCTTCAGTACCAGTACAAAAGAGAGGAGCTGCTTCAGGTATGAGGGCTTCGCTACAGAACACGGCATCGGCTATAAGTGTGGCCCTTTATTTTAGTGTAGTAATTACCGGTATGGCTGCCACACTAAACTCTTCAATAGAATCTGCTTTGTCCTCATACGGCATTCATTTAAATGTAAACTTACCTGCAGCAGTCGCTATATTCTCCGCTTTATTAGGCTATGATCCCCTTTCTAGCCTGGCTTCCTCATTACCCACGTCTGTAGCTTCACATATAGATACGCCAGCCTTCTTCATTACAGCAATAGCCCCTTCTTTCATTTCCGGATTTAGGTTAATGCTAAATATATCAGCTGCGTTATTAGTATTGTCTGGAATATTATCACTAGTAAGAAAAGGTGTTAGAGTTGGAGAAATGGGAAATCGTGTTGAAAGGACACAAAAAGCTGAAAAAGCTCCTGCAGATTGA
- a CDS encoding MarR family winged helix-turn-helix transcriptional regulator, whose amino-acid sequence MEKWEIVLKGHKKLKKLLQIEAEKLGLTYTEVQVLHYLTEGEKNVTSLAKLVDVNKSTMVEVLDKLDRMGYIIRERDAEDRRVVRVRITESGEKILEQVRARYRDLINSLLEKVKDNDKVVEFFEVIMEEECKRKPQVNVKGEVE is encoded by the coding sequence TTGGAGAAATGGGAAATCGTGTTGAAAGGACACAAAAAGCTGAAAAAGCTCCTGCAGATTGAGGCTGAAAAACTCGGGCTTACGTATACTGAAGTCCAGGTCTTGCATTACCTCACTGAGGGAGAGAAGAACGTAACTTCCTTGGCTAAACTGGTAGACGTAAACAAGTCCACTATGGTGGAAGTGCTTGACAAACTGGACAGAATGGGTTATATAATTAGGGAGAGAGACGCGGAGGACAGAAGAGTTGTAAGAGTTAGGATCACAGAGAGTGGAGAGAAAATTCTTGAACAAGTTAGAGCGAGATACAGGGATTTGATTAACTCATTACTTGAAAAAGTAAAGGACAACGATAAGGTAGTAGAGTTCTTTGAAGTCATCATGGAAGAAGAGTGTAAAAGAAAACCTCAAGTAAATGTAAAGGGAGAAGTAGAGTAG
- a CDS encoding tetratricopeptide repeat protein yields MGDSSRLEKAKALYEEYKRKKDKSLLDEAVKLLQGDDSVASLNQLGLIYTELERYQEAEEVFRKALKKTKNDDDLAIIKFNLAICLFKKKDLTSAYEILKELSVTKNVMKVHSQRLLAKVCLAMGDIKHVDEARAILENFDEPTEDLIVSYIYLARNGRREYLKKAIELAQFLGNKRLLAEALLSSEAEEDLEKALELFRELKDVKGEARALYKLSFYNKDLLYEALQKLEEYGEGTDSDKVRLLNELYKRTNLVDFLKKAISYAEKANETLFLARAYVELSKHENEVENLRKAVKYYEEFISKYF; encoded by the coding sequence ATGGGAGACAGTAGCAGACTAGAGAAGGCTAAAGCCCTTTATGAAGAGTACAAGAGGAAAAAAGATAAGAGTCTTTTAGATGAAGCGGTAAAGCTTTTACAAGGGGATGACAGTGTTGCGTCACTGAACCAATTAGGACTTATTTATACCGAATTAGAGAGGTATCAGGAAGCTGAAGAAGTTTTCAGAAAAGCACTGAAGAAAACAAAGAACGATGACGATCTAGCTATAATTAAATTTAATTTAGCCATATGTCTCTTTAAAAAGAAAGACTTAACGTCAGCATATGAAATACTGAAGGAACTGTCGGTTACAAAAAATGTAATGAAAGTTCACTCTCAAAGGCTCTTGGCTAAGGTCTGCCTTGCAATGGGTGACATCAAACATGTGGACGAAGCAAGAGCTATTCTAGAAAACTTCGATGAGCCTACAGAAGACCTAATAGTCTCTTACATTTATCTGGCTAGGAACGGCAGAAGGGAGTATTTGAAGAAAGCAATTGAGTTAGCCCAATTTTTGGGCAACAAGAGGTTATTAGCGGAAGCACTTCTCTCTTCAGAAGCAGAAGAGGATCTCGAAAAGGCATTGGAGTTATTTAGGGAGTTAAAGGATGTAAAAGGAGAGGCTAGAGCTCTATACAAGCTCTCTTTTTACAATAAAGATTTGTTATATGAAGCACTCCAGAAATTAGAGGAGTACGGTGAGGGAACTGATAGCGATAAAGTCAGGCTATTGAACGAGCTTTATAAAAGGACTAATTTAGTGGACTTTCTTAAAAAGGCAATATCGTATGCTGAGAAAGCTAATGAGACACTCTTCTTAGCTAGGGCTTACGTTGAATTATCTAAGCATGAGAACGAAGTAGAAAATTTAAGGAAAGCAGTGAAGTATTATGAAGAGTTTATATCAAAGTACTTTTAA
- a CDS encoding proton-conducting transporter membrane subunit: MNSLLLLLAYIPPLLSIFGRKLGYVGIIVVSAVLTYYSLTNFTSITSYFGLLSSLVWILISIFSLFNRKDTLLEEAITLSIAGMITILDADEYLLFLVGWEVMSIPIYYYLGKRGNFGSAFVFISFSEVSTVLLLSAFLVAGGSSFMVLTSPIPLMLATVGFLIKMGIIPFTAAEWLPIAQGDAPSTMSALVSSTITLMGVYGILKLGILTQTIPLYFPLILLVLGSITVFFGALYAYVSESIKGSLAFSTAENNGAIVAALSIYMFAKSLNMTQIEHISFYGVLFYVFAHSIAKTGLFLATSLQDSSAFSFTKKFRGGLYTLGLSLATSSMSGLLPNLGGIASWLLLELLFILAYLLHNMLSVLFIVSGFTVAMGEGFATAFMLKLLSYINLFRNNGNYEKRVSSIIFVSGLMVLLLGIIMPHIIYPYETSLTSLGMFCLIVTQYQGKVFGGISPLYVFMLIVVLSGITYVVFGKPKVRRVNVWNNGVRDQEEFTAFALSNNVRLMLRKILKHESVYVNTDSTDVFWAIIVRLGRNLRKIGKVFGRSFVNSSIQWYILYMVLTLIVLIILLSL; encoded by the coding sequence ATGAACAGTCTTCTCCTTCTACTTGCTTATATACCTCCCTTACTATCTATATTCGGTAGAAAACTAGGTTATGTTGGGATTATAGTTGTTTCTGCAGTTCTCACCTACTACTCTTTAACAAACTTTACGAGCATTACATCCTACTTTGGTCTCCTTTCTTCTTTAGTATGGATTTTAATATCAATTTTTTCATTGTTCAACCGTAAAGACACACTCCTTGAAGAGGCTATAACACTTTCAATAGCTGGAATGATAACTATACTTGATGCTGATGAGTACTTACTATTCCTTGTAGGATGGGAAGTGATGTCGATACCCATTTATTATTACTTAGGAAAAAGGGGTAACTTCGGCTCCGCCTTCGTCTTTATCTCCTTCAGTGAGGTAAGTACGGTTCTCTTGTTGTCGGCGTTTCTTGTTGCGGGCGGATCGTCGTTTATGGTCTTGACTTCGCCTATTCCTCTTATGCTGGCCACTGTGGGCTTCTTAATAAAGATGGGTATAATTCCTTTCACAGCTGCAGAGTGGTTACCCATTGCCCAAGGAGATGCCCCTTCTACTATGTCAGCACTAGTCAGCTCTACCATAACTCTAATGGGAGTATACGGTATCTTGAAATTAGGTATTCTTACACAAACTATCCCATTATATTTTCCTTTAATCCTCTTGGTTTTGGGATCGATAACAGTGTTTTTCGGTGCACTATATGCCTATGTATCAGAAAGCATTAAGGGTAGCCTGGCTTTTAGTACAGCCGAGAATAATGGGGCTATAGTGGCAGCTTTATCTATATATATGTTCGCGAAGTCTCTTAATATGACTCAGATAGAACACATATCGTTTTATGGTGTATTATTTTACGTTTTTGCACACTCTATAGCGAAAACAGGTCTCTTTTTGGCAACAAGTCTGCAAGACTCTAGCGCGTTCTCCTTCACCAAAAAGTTCAGGGGCGGATTATACACGCTCGGACTATCTCTTGCTACATCGTCTATGTCTGGACTTTTACCTAACTTAGGAGGAATAGCTTCTTGGCTACTCTTAGAGCTTTTGTTCATCCTCGCTTATCTTCTTCACAACATGTTATCTGTACTCTTCATAGTCTCAGGGTTTACAGTAGCAATGGGTGAGGGCTTTGCTACAGCCTTTATGTTAAAGTTATTATCTTACATTAATCTTTTCCGGAATAACGGAAATTATGAGAAAAGAGTCAGTTCGATAATATTCGTTTCGGGATTAATGGTTTTGCTGCTCGGAATTATAATGCCTCATATTATTTACCCTTATGAGACATCTTTGACTTCTTTAGGCATGTTTTGTCTAATAGTAACCCAATACCAAGGGAAAGTTTTCGGAGGCATATCGCCCTTATACGTATTCATGTTAATAGTAGTTTTATCAGGAATTACTTATGTTGTGTTTGGAAAACCTAAAGTGAGGAGAGTGAACGTTTGGAATAATGGTGTAAGAGACCAAGAGGAATTCACCGCTTTTGCGTTATCTAATAACGTGAGATTAATGCTGAGAAAGATTCTGAAGCATGAAAGTGTTTACGTAAACACGGATTCTACTGATGTATTTTGGGCGATAATAGTGAGGCTAGGAAGGAATCTTAGAAAAATAGGAAAAGTGTTTGGAAGAAGTTTCGTCAATAGTTCAATACAATGGTATATACTTTACATGGTCTTGACGTTAATAGTATTGATAATTTTGTTATCATTATAA
- a CDS encoding glycosyltransferase family 4 protein, giving the protein MKLLFVNHRDIFHPQAGGAEQVIYEVGKRLVKKGIEVYWMSENKGTAEEEIDGIKLIRKGNSLTLHYYSLKEVKKYDVVIDSVAHAVPFFSYKVNERSIGLIHHVHQDVVDFELNPLLSHVVKFLEKRVKNYPRLISVSNTTKEELVKRFGINENVIKVIYNGIDHEKFTPGEKSEYPLILWIGRLKKYKNPLDAIKIYKKLSNKRAVLIMVGSGEMEKEIKDVIAGEKNIFFLGKVDEKKKIELYQKAWVVLSTSFIEGWGMTVVEANSCGTPAVAYSTGSMPEIIREGVNGFLVNYKDYNKAAEAINYLIEDENLMRYLSKLSYESSLKYDWNKTSEEYYKYIWETVAD; this is encoded by the coding sequence TTGAAATTACTTTTCGTTAATCACAGAGATATTTTTCACCCTCAAGCTGGAGGTGCAGAGCAAGTAATATATGAAGTAGGAAAAAGGCTTGTTAAGAAAGGTATAGAAGTTTATTGGATGAGTGAGAATAAGGGCACGGCAGAGGAAGAGATAGACGGGATAAAGTTAATCAGGAAAGGAAATTCCCTTACTTTACATTATTACTCGCTAAAGGAGGTTAAGAAATACGATGTAGTCATTGACAGTGTAGCTCATGCTGTACCATTTTTTTCCTATAAGGTTAATGAGAGGAGTATAGGTTTGATTCATCACGTCCATCAGGATGTCGTTGACTTCGAACTCAACCCGCTCTTATCACATGTCGTAAAGTTTCTTGAGAAAAGAGTAAAGAACTACCCCAGACTTATTTCTGTTTCTAACACTACTAAAGAGGAGTTAGTAAAAAGGTTCGGAATTAATGAGAATGTAATTAAGGTTATTTACAACGGTATAGACCACGAAAAATTTACCCCTGGTGAGAAGTCAGAATACCCACTCATCTTATGGATAGGTAGGTTAAAGAAGTACAAGAACCCGTTAGATGCTATAAAGATCTACAAGAAACTGAGCAATAAAAGGGCTGTTCTTATTATGGTAGGTTCTGGCGAAATGGAGAAAGAGATTAAAGATGTAATAGCTGGTGAGAAGAACATATTCTTTCTCGGAAAAGTAGACGAAAAAAAGAAGATAGAGCTTTACCAAAAGGCGTGGGTAGTGCTTTCGACCTCTTTTATCGAGGGATGGGGAATGACTGTAGTTGAGGCTAATTCTTGTGGTACCCCAGCAGTAGCTTATTCCACAGGCTCTATGCCTGAGATTATAAGGGAAGGTGTAAACGGCTTCTTAGTAAACTATAAGGACTATAACAAGGCAGCAGAGGCTATTAACTACTTAATAGAAGACGAGAACCTCATGAGGTATCTGTCGAAGCTAAGCTATGAGTCCTCTTTAAAGTACGATTGGAATAAAACCTCTGAAGAATATTATAAATATATATGGGAGACAGTAGCAGACTAG
- a CDS encoding NADH-quinone oxidoreductase subunit B family protein has protein sequence MKNWWFIKGIKRGVITEKETKEIAEWSTEIQGSGEVNCPTNAIEKGRWDAKKCVFCRRCYPSYKPNMNPYISTVAKTEKLFKRSFYLFVVDSGTCGGCNLELKLIASPQYDMTRFGIFFTNTPRHADALVIMGVLTEKMKDVIKEAYDAMPEPKLVILLGACAISGGVIGNSVPVEATVIIPGCPPNPVTILDALRRVKE, from the coding sequence TTGAAGAACTGGTGGTTCATAAAAGGGATTAAACGTGGAGTCATTACAGAAAAGGAAACGAAAGAAATTGCTGAGTGGTCTACCGAGATTCAAGGTAGTGGTGAAGTTAATTGTCCGACTAATGCTATAGAAAAAGGAAGATGGGACGCTAAGAAATGTGTGTTTTGTAGGAGATGTTATCCTAGTTACAAGCCTAATATGAACCCTTATATCTCCACTGTGGCTAAAACTGAAAAACTCTTCAAGCGCTCTTTTTACCTCTTCGTGGTGGATTCTGGTACTTGTGGTGGATGCAATCTCGAACTAAAGTTAATTGCTTCCCCTCAATATGATATGACGAGATTTGGAATATTCTTCACTAATACACCTAGGCATGCTGACGCGCTAGTAATAATGGGAGTGTTGACGGAGAAGATGAAGGATGTAATAAAAGAGGCTTACGACGCTATGCCAGAGCCTAAACTTGTCATACTACTAGGTGCGTGTGCAATATCTGGAGGGGTCATAGGAAACAGTGTACCTGTTGAAGCTACAGTAATAATTCCTGGTTGCCCGCCTAATCCAGTCACAATTTTAGACGCGTTAAGGAGGGTGAAAGAATGA
- a CDS encoding ATP-dependent nuclease, translating to MKVINFYVNNFRSLSSVRLEELGGLNIIVGYNGYGKTNLLTALYLFIKNMGAGLEKRSVEDREGEYVLLWKDYDVSKPITIGGVVEFNEDETAMAIGKPMRMRVEVSNKIKYNNKYVEWTLDTLNVNNSPPTSDNLETVRNLFAFASQRVEYVPIFDQVYFDSVIKKMIEMNRSPINMKRKWYDFINLISDTIPEIKGVEFWDSNKLVLNIQNLPIYIDLAASGFQRVVLMLFILWLSGSKILLLEEPEVNMYPTLQSRIMKLIKEWTNKNVFQVFITTHSPYVVSANVDSYIIMRKNNGVSTAIMVRPDEQLKSVLGILRANMSDLLFSKFVILTSELAEPSVILNWLKRIGISNDELGITVYKVTNDIELHLWTRLKDLLGLNAIFLGLCDRVDPSLKDYCVSLGKEVENYYTKSRLIEVIRKFGINPDDKELRDLTKGDTYSWLVNIFKKRGFDYDKFRNSIGELVTMNDGIDMPKELEILANKIKSFET from the coding sequence ATGAAAGTTATCAACTTTTACGTCAACAACTTTCGAAGTCTTTCCTCAGTAAGACTTGAGGAACTAGGAGGATTAAACATCATAGTAGGTTATAACGGATACGGTAAGACTAACTTGTTGACAGCTTTATATCTATTCATAAAGAACATGGGAGCAGGACTCGAAAAGAGAAGTGTTGAGGATAGAGAAGGAGAGTATGTACTTCTTTGGAAAGATTACGACGTGTCAAAGCCTATCACCATAGGTGGAGTAGTGGAGTTTAACGAAGATGAGACAGCAATGGCTATAGGAAAACCAATGAGGATGAGAGTAGAAGTCTCCAATAAGATCAAGTATAATAATAAATACGTTGAGTGGACTTTAGACACCTTAAACGTAAACAACTCTCCTCCAACCAGCGACAATTTAGAGACAGTTAGAAATTTGTTCGCATTTGCCTCCCAACGCGTCGAATATGTGCCAATTTTTGATCAGGTTTACTTCGATTCTGTGATAAAGAAAATGATAGAGATGAACAGAAGTCCAATAAACATGAAGAGAAAGTGGTACGACTTCATCAATCTAATTAGTGATACGATCCCCGAGATTAAAGGAGTGGAGTTTTGGGACAGTAATAAGTTAGTTTTAAACATCCAAAACCTGCCGATCTACATAGATTTAGCTGCCAGTGGTTTCCAAAGAGTAGTCTTAATGCTTTTCATACTTTGGTTAAGCGGAAGTAAGATCTTACTATTGGAAGAGCCAGAAGTGAATATGTATCCTACATTGCAGTCCAGAATCATGAAGCTGATTAAGGAGTGGACGAACAAAAACGTGTTTCAAGTGTTTATCACAACTCATTCACCTTATGTTGTTAGTGCGAATGTAGACTCCTATATTATAATGAGGAAAAATAACGGAGTGTCAACAGCAATAATGGTAAGACCTGATGAACAATTAAAGTCTGTATTAGGCATTTTAAGAGCTAATATGAGTGACCTATTGTTTAGCAAGTTCGTTATATTAACAAGTGAGCTCGCTGAGCCTTCAGTAATTCTGAACTGGCTTAAAAGAATCGGGATATCTAACGACGAGTTAGGAATAACCGTTTACAAAGTAACTAACGATATAGAATTGCACTTGTGGACTAGGCTCAAAGACTTGTTAGGTCTGAATGCTATCTTCTTGGGTTTGTGTGATCGCGTAGATCCATCGTTAAAAGATTACTGTGTGTCTCTAGGGAAGGAAGTTGAAAACTATTACACTAAGTCCAGACTAATAGAGGTGATAAGAAAGTTCGGAATAAATCCTGACGATAAGGAACTTAGGGATCTAACTAAAGGTGATACATACAGTTGGCTGGTCAATATATTCAAGAAGAGGGGGTTCGATTACGATAAATTCAGAAACAGCATAGGGGAGCTAGTCACAATGAATGATGGTATTGATATGCCTAAGGAATTGGAAATTTTAGCAAATAAAATTAAATCTTTTGAAACCTAA
- a CDS encoding TIGR00304 family membrane protein yields the protein MISQQLLLAIGLSLVFLGILTIIVGILVEIFREAKERKEHPQEEKSKTEYGGVVFIGPIPIVFGSNKDMAKLALIIGVIMFVFIILIIILSTIT from the coding sequence GTGATAAGTCAACAGTTACTATTAGCAATAGGGCTTTCCTTAGTATTCTTAGGCATATTGACAATCATAGTGGGTATTCTAGTTGAAATTTTCAGGGAAGCTAAGGAGAGAAAAGAACATCCGCAAGAGGAGAAAAGTAAAACCGAATACGGTGGAGTTGTATTCATAGGCCCCATACCTATAGTTTTCGGTAGTAATAAAGACATGGCTAAACTAGCGCTAATAATAGGAGTTATAATGTTCGTATTCATAATTTTGATTATCATATTAAGTACGATTACGTAA
- a CDS encoding formate hydrogenlyase, translating to MKYYKWSDRGKGRKIGRLGKYCLYERELTEETCEIERPKRERTYGSFKFVYGPSTGGLLESIKFDIITDGERILDIDATSFKDRIIKVRGLNVNDALLRIERINAPFSASHTLSFLLSVEDALDVDQDYQVQMRRIIQLELERIRNHLFVISRLTEMASLSVPTYELLSLVEELNRIIGNACGHRYFFGVNQINDVKCNFEGIDRRIEKIQKMFETIFEGLIESRIFIDRLQSNGKLKDENSIGPAARASGFPYDARVDSDFLPYKDFNISPVVREEGDAFGRFLVRGYEILESSILIRDIINNLREISSTESNKLRGEGEGLARVESPSGDLAYYVKINDDIIEEILFLYPSSINLDLFLKSVVGTIFTDFPFNWESFGIWVSEIGVRLV from the coding sequence ATGAAGTATTACAAATGGAGTGATAGAGGAAAAGGTAGAAAGATAGGGAGACTAGGCAAGTACTGTTTGTATGAGCGGGAACTCACTGAGGAGACATGTGAGATTGAAAGACCTAAAAGAGAGAGGACTTATGGTAGCTTTAAATTCGTTTATGGACCCTCTACCGGAGGTTTATTAGAGAGCATAAAGTTTGATATAATTACCGACGGTGAGAGGATACTGGACATTGATGCGACCTCGTTCAAAGACAGAATAATTAAAGTAAGAGGGCTTAATGTGAATGACGCTTTATTAAGGATCGAAAGAATAAATGCTCCTTTTTCTGCATCACATACTTTGTCTTTTCTGTTATCAGTAGAAGATGCATTAGATGTCGATCAAGATTATCAAGTGCAAATGAGAAGAATTATACAGTTGGAACTAGAAAGAATAAGAAATCATCTCTTTGTTATTTCACGACTTACTGAGATGGCTTCGCTATCTGTACCTACTTATGAGCTCCTTTCATTAGTTGAGGAGTTAAATAGAATTATAGGAAACGCATGCGGGCACAGGTACTTTTTTGGAGTTAATCAAATAAATGATGTAAAGTGTAACTTTGAAGGAATAGACAGGCGGATTGAAAAGATTCAAAAAATGTTCGAAACAATATTTGAAGGACTAATAGAGAGCCGAATTTTCATTGACAGACTTCAATCAAACGGGAAACTGAAAGACGAAAACTCTATAGGTCCAGCAGCAAGGGCTTCAGGTTTTCCTTACGATGCTAGAGTTGACAGTGACTTCCTACCCTATAAGGATTTCAATATAAGTCCTGTTGTTAGGGAAGAAGGGGATGCGTTCGGAAGATTTCTAGTTAGAGGATATGAGATTTTGGAATCTTCTATACTTATTAGAGATATTATAAATAACCTACGTGAGATCTCTTCAACGGAAAGTAATAAATTACGCGGTGAAGGGGAAGGGCTAGCCCGGGTCGAAAGTCCTTCAGGCGATCTCGCATATTACGTTAAAATAAACGACGACATTATTGAGGAGATATTATTTCTTTATCCATCTTCTATAAATCTTGATCTTTTTTTGAAAAGCGTGGTTGGAACTATCTTTACGGACTTTCCGTTTAATTGGGAAAGCTTTGGTATCTGGGTAAGTGAGATAGGGGTGAGGCTAGTTTGA
- a CDS encoding DUF2203 domain-containing protein: MEYPYFDLKSARELLPWLRQKLTEIKRVKYMAEESLIKGDKSAILQYTIQIDKIVKEITEKGIILRDPDIGLVDFPAVINNRPAYLCWKMGEKDIMYWHYAEEGYRGRKRITGEEEILSLT, from the coding sequence GTGGAGTATCCTTATTTCGATCTTAAAAGTGCTCGTGAGCTGTTACCGTGGCTCAGGCAGAAGCTTACTGAGATTAAGAGAGTCAAATACATGGCAGAGGAGAGCCTGATAAAAGGTGATAAGTCTGCAATTTTACAATATACGATACAAATTGACAAGATTGTAAAAGAGATCACAGAGAAGGGGATAATACTGAGAGACCCTGACATAGGTTTGGTCGACTTTCCGGCTGTGATAAATAACAGGCCTGCTTATTTGTGTTGGAAAATGGGTGAGAAAGATATAATGTATTGGCACTATGCTGAGGAGGGGTATAGAGGTAGGAAAAGGATTACTGGGGAAGAAGAAATCTTAAGCCTTACGTAA